From the Deinococcus sp. Leaf326 genome, one window contains:
- a CDS encoding NAD(P)/FAD-dependent oxidoreductase, with protein MPDFDVIVMGAGHNALVTAAYAAKAGLKVGVFERRHIVGGAVSTEELVPGYQFDYGGSAHILIRLTPVVRELELTRHGLHYLEVDPMFHASDGETPWFIHRDADRTARELEALFPGQGEAYRRFLDDWTPFARSVADLFNSAPGPLDMGKMVMSSGRGRDWMEQLPRILRPYGDVAREYFTEERVRAPLVWMAAQSGPPPSDPLSAPFLLWHPLYHEGGVARPKGGSGGLTKALKRAIEADGGEVFVNAPVKDILVKDGKAQGVQLENGEVYTARAVVSGAHVLTTAGALPDEYVPASARQVRVGNGFGMVLRLALDGKVQYRQHTEPDSRTGLGLLIKSEQQLMKGYGEYLAGEPTSDPPLIAMSFSAVDDSLAPPDSDVLWLWAQYYPYELSHGSWETRVAEARDNILNAFEHYAPGTRDRIVGELVQTPQWLESNLGLHRGNVMHLEMSFDQMFSFRPWMKASGYRWPGVRGLYLTGASTHPGGGIMGASGRNAANVLVRDLTRRRFR; from the coding sequence ATGCCGGATTTCGACGTAATCGTGATGGGCGCGGGCCACAACGCCCTGGTGACGGCCGCCTACGCCGCCAAGGCGGGCCTGAAGGTCGGCGTGTTCGAGCGGCGGCACATCGTGGGCGGCGCGGTGAGTACCGAGGAACTCGTGCCGGGCTATCAGTTCGACTACGGCGGCAGCGCCCACATCCTGATCCGGCTGACCCCGGTCGTGCGCGAACTCGAACTCACGCGCCACGGCCTGCACTACCTCGAAGTGGACCCGATGTTCCACGCCTCGGACGGCGAGACGCCGTGGTTCATCCACCGCGACGCCGACCGCACCGCCCGTGAGCTCGAAGCCCTGTTTCCCGGCCAGGGTGAAGCCTACCGCCGCTTTCTGGACGACTGGACGCCCTTCGCGCGCTCGGTGGCCGACCTGTTCAACTCGGCGCCGGGGCCGCTCGACATGGGCAAGATGGTCATGTCGAGCGGCAGGGGCCGCGACTGGATGGAGCAGCTGCCGCGCATCCTGCGGCCCTACGGCGACGTGGCCAGGGAATACTTCACCGAGGAGCGGGTGCGCGCGCCACTGGTCTGGATGGCGGCCCAGAGCGGGCCGCCGCCGAGCGATCCCCTCAGTGCGCCCTTCTTGCTGTGGCACCCGCTGTACCACGAGGGCGGCGTCGCGCGGCCCAAGGGCGGCTCGGGCGGCCTGACCAAGGCCCTGAAACGGGCCATCGAGGCTGACGGCGGCGAGGTGTTCGTGAACGCGCCGGTCAAGGACATCCTGGTCAAGGACGGCAAGGCCCAGGGCGTTCAGCTGGAGAATGGCGAGGTGTACACCGCCCGCGCGGTGGTATCCGGCGCGCACGTCCTGACGACCGCCGGTGCGCTGCCAGACGAATACGTGCCCGCCTCGGCGCGGCAGGTGCGGGTGGGCAACGGGTTCGGCATGGTGCTGCGCCTCGCCCTGGACGGCAAGGTGCAGTACCGCCAGCACACCGAACCCGACTCGCGCACGGGGCTGGGGCTGCTCATCAAGAGCGAGCAGCAGCTCATGAAGGGCTACGGCGAGTACCTGGCGGGCGAACCGACCTCCGACCCGCCCCTCATCGCCATGAGCTTCTCGGCGGTCGACGACTCGCTGGCTCCCCCCGACAGCGACGTGCTGTGGCTGTGGGCGCAGTACTACCCCTACGAACTGAGCCACGGCTCGTGGGAGACGCGCGTCGCCGAGGCCCGCGACAACATCCTGAACGCCTTCGAGCACTACGCGCCGGGCACCCGCGACCGCATCGTCGGCGAACTCGTGCAGACGCCGCAGTGGCTGGAGAGCAATCTGGGCCTGCACCGGGGCAACGTCATGCACCTGGAGATGAGCTTCGACCAGATGTTCTCCTTCCGGCCCTGGATGAAGGCGAGCGGCTACCGCTGGCCGGGCGTGCGGGGCCTGTACCTGACCGGCGCGAGCACCCACCCCGGCGGCGGGATCATGGGGGCGTCGGGGCGCAACGCCGCGAACGTGCTTGTGCGCGACCTCACGCGGCGGCGCTTCCGGTGA
- a CDS encoding ABC transporter ATP-binding protein, whose amino-acid sequence MAPSPSSSSAAPPRSGPQAGSLAVLRQYLGPLKWAVAGLAALLLGATGLNLVLPQIMKRFIDSARLGAGADMGLLLQLAGLYILLAVGVQLLNAGATYVGARVGWTATNRLRGDLMAHLLSLDMREHKERTPGEMIERIDGDVTALSNFFSQFAVRVFGAALLLTGAVVMFYVTDLRVGLAITVFVGVTLLLMNRVRKRGIEPTRLERESSARLFGFVEERLAGLEDVRALGAGEHHLRGFLRVQRDFFSRSVLSWGRRNVVWQLSMVLFAVGYVGILGAAVGLYAAGAITLGTAFLLYQYMSMVEEPIDQLTQQLQDLQKAGASLGRIGELLALRTGIPEGERTLPPGPLELRFEAVDFSYAPEDQQARGVLHGVDFTLEAGQTLGLLGRTGSGKTTLTRLVSRLYDPTGGHVRLGGVDTRDLRLQDLRSRVAVVTQDVQLFQASVRDNLSFFDAAIPDARVEEALREVGLGDWLGTLAQGVRTPLPTGSLSAGQAQLLAFARVLLRDPAVVILDEPSSRLDPATEAQLTRAMTRLLSGRTAIVIAHRLDTVARADRILVLGGGEVIENGERAALERDPRSHYAALLRAGQGTEHGAELDAAAVLA is encoded by the coding sequence ATGGCGCCTTCTCCTTCTTCCTCCTCGGCCGCGCCGCCGCGTTCTGGGCCACAGGCCGGGTCGCTGGCCGTGCTGCGGCAATACCTGGGGCCGCTGAAGTGGGCGGTCGCCGGCTTGGCCGCGCTGCTGCTGGGGGCCACGGGCCTGAACCTCGTGTTGCCGCAGATCATGAAACGCTTCATCGACAGCGCGCGGCTGGGGGCGGGGGCCGACATGGGCCTGCTGCTGCAGCTCGCGGGGCTGTACATCCTGCTGGCGGTGGGGGTGCAGCTCCTGAACGCCGGGGCGACCTATGTGGGCGCGCGGGTGGGCTGGACCGCGACCAACCGCCTGCGTGGCGACCTCATGGCGCACCTGCTGTCACTGGACATGCGGGAGCACAAGGAGCGCACGCCCGGCGAGATGATCGAGCGCATCGACGGCGACGTGACGGCCCTGAGCAACTTCTTCTCGCAGTTCGCGGTGCGGGTGTTCGGGGCGGCGCTGCTGCTCACCGGCGCGGTCGTCATGTTCTACGTGACCGACCTGCGGGTGGGACTGGCGATCACCGTCTTCGTGGGCGTGACCCTGCTCCTGATGAACCGGGTGCGCAAGCGCGGCATCGAGCCGACCCGGCTGGAGCGCGAGTCGAGTGCCCGGCTGTTCGGCTTCGTCGAGGAGCGCCTCGCGGGCCTGGAGGACGTGCGCGCCCTGGGCGCAGGCGAGCACCACCTGCGCGGGTTCCTGCGGGTGCAGCGCGACTTCTTCTCGCGCAGCGTGCTGTCGTGGGGACGGCGCAATGTGGTCTGGCAGCTCAGCATGGTGCTGTTCGCGGTGGGCTACGTGGGCATCCTGGGCGCGGCGGTCGGGCTGTACGCGGCGGGGGCCATCACGCTGGGCACGGCCTTCCTGCTCTACCAGTACATGAGCATGGTCGAAGAACCCATCGACCAGCTCACGCAGCAGCTTCAGGACCTCCAGAAGGCGGGAGCCAGCCTGGGCCGCATCGGCGAGCTGCTGGCGCTGAGGACCGGCATCCCGGAGGGGGAAAGGACACTGCCCCCCGGCCCGCTGGAACTGCGGTTCGAGGCGGTGGACTTCAGTTACGCGCCCGAGGACCAGCAGGCGCGCGGCGTGCTGCACGGCGTGGATTTCACGCTGGAGGCCGGGCAGACCTTGGGCCTGCTGGGCCGCACCGGCAGCGGCAAGACCACCCTGACCCGGCTGGTCTCGCGCCTCTACGACCCCACGGGCGGCCACGTGCGTCTGGGCGGCGTGGACACGCGCGACCTGCGGCTTCAGGACCTGCGCTCGCGCGTGGCGGTCGTGACCCAGGACGTGCAGCTGTTCCAGGCCAGCGTGCGCGACAACCTCAGCTTCTTCGACGCGGCTATTCCCGACGCCCGGGTCGAGGAGGCGCTGCGCGAGGTAGGCCTGGGCGACTGGCTCGGCACCCTGGCGCAGGGCGTGCGGACCCCGCTGCCCACCGGCAGTCTCAGTGCGGGACAGGCGCAGCTGCTGGCCTTCGCGCGGGTGCTGCTGCGCGACCCGGCAGTCGTGATTCTCGACGAGCCGAGCAGCCGTCTGGACCCCGCCACCGAGGCGCAGCTCACGCGCGCCATGACCCGGCTGCTCTCGGGGCGCACGGCCATTGTCATCGCGCACCGGCTGGACACGGTGGCGCGCGCCGACCGGATTCTGGTGCTGGGCGGCGGCGAGGTCATCGAGAACGGCGAGCGCGCCGCCCTGGAACGCGACCCGCGTAGCCACTACGCCGCGCTGCTGCGGGCCGGTCAGGGCACCGAACACGGCGCCGAGCTGGACGCGGCAGCGGTGCTGGCATGA
- a CDS encoding 1-acyl-sn-glycerol-3-phosphate acyltransferase — MSEDGRVPAAPFLLNWDWAEAAVRRSIRASVRRELAGVYLRGPLPPGGAVLAPTHGSWWDGYLVRELAWTVGHPARVMMLPGQLARFPFLRRVGVLGADELRAAVRAAQAGEWMVIFPEGQVRAQLSALRPGAAWVAGAAGVPLVPVALRVAMRGAQHPEAFLRFGAPTTGPELAGALATLLAELDADLRAADPEAPPDGYLRVVRGQGSTHDRVSLSARMLILLTERR; from the coding sequence GTGAGTGAGGACGGCCGCGTTCCGGCGGCTCCATTCCTGTTGAACTGGGACTGGGCCGAGGCCGCCGTGCGCCGCAGCATCCGCGCCAGCGTGCGCCGCGAGCTTGCGGGCGTGTATCTGCGCGGACCGCTGCCGCCGGGCGGAGCCGTGCTGGCCCCCACGCACGGGTCGTGGTGGGACGGCTACCTCGTGCGCGAGCTCGCCTGGACCGTGGGCCACCCCGCCCGCGTGATGATGCTGCCGGGCCAGCTCGCCCGCTTTCCCTTTCTGCGCCGGGTAGGGGTGCTGGGCGCGGATGAACTGCGCGCAGCGGTGCGCGCGGCGCAGGCGGGCGAGTGGATGGTCATCTTTCCCGAGGGCCAGGTGCGCGCCCAGCTCTCGGCGCTGCGGCCCGGCGCGGCCTGGGTGGCGGGGGCGGCCGGCGTGCCCCTGGTGCCGGTGGCCCTGCGCGTGGCGATGCGCGGGGCGCAGCACCCCGAGGCCTTCTTGCGTTTCGGGGCCCCCACGACCGGCCCCGAGCTGGCCGGGGCGCTGGCCACCCTGCTGGCCGAGCTCGACGCCGACCTGCGCGCCGCCGACCCCGAGGCTCCGCCGGACGGCTACCTGCGCGTGGTGCGGGGCCAGGGCAGCACCCACGACCGCGTGAGCCTCTCCGCCCGGATGCTGATCCTCCTCACGGAGCGGCGGTGA
- a CDS encoding MFS transporter, whose product MTADASADSSRAVLRLPEFRAMLLATVCSTLAGRAVALTVAYQLYQLTKNPLTLGLLGLVEAIPALSLALLGGVVADRNDRRRILLITTTLEVACAALFFLYAPHASVSGYVPILALIFTLGMARGFSDPALPAFEAQVVPRALLLRASAWQSSAWQAAAIIGPALGGVLYASVGARGAYGFAAVLYALALGCLAYVKPKPRPVFTPGEPVWQSVKEGLAFVVQRQVLVGSMALDLFSVLFGGAVALLPVFSSDILKVGPQGLGILVAAPSIGALAVMLYATRRPPGQGAGRTLLLAVAGFGVCMVVFGLSRNFALSVLALVFAGLFDGISMVIRKATLRLKAPDHMRGRVSSVSSMFIGASNELGAFESGVAASALGTARSVWAGGILTLAVVAVTAYLAPELRAMDLTDIAEDRAPGEAGERAMKVEQGWES is encoded by the coding sequence GTGACTGCCGACGCCTCCGCCGATTCCAGCCGCGCCGTGCTGAGATTGCCCGAGTTCCGGGCCATGCTCCTGGCGACCGTGTGCAGCACCCTGGCCGGGCGCGCGGTCGCGCTGACGGTGGCCTACCAGCTCTACCAGCTCACCAAAAACCCGCTGACGCTGGGGCTGCTGGGCCTCGTCGAGGCGATCCCGGCCCTCAGCCTCGCGCTGCTGGGCGGCGTGGTAGCCGACCGCAACGACCGCCGCCGGATTCTGCTCATCACCACGACGCTGGAGGTGGCCTGCGCGGCGCTCTTTTTCCTGTACGCGCCGCACGCCTCCGTGTCGGGCTATGTCCCCATCCTGGCCCTGATCTTCACGCTGGGGATGGCGCGGGGCTTTTCGGACCCGGCGCTGCCCGCCTTCGAGGCTCAGGTCGTGCCGCGCGCCTTGCTGCTGCGGGCCTCGGCGTGGCAGTCGAGCGCCTGGCAGGCCGCCGCCATCATCGGGCCGGCGCTGGGCGGCGTGCTGTACGCGTCGGTGGGGGCGCGGGGAGCCTACGGTTTTGCGGCCGTGCTGTACGCGCTGGCGCTGGGGTGCCTCGCCTACGTCAAGCCCAAGCCCCGGCCCGTCTTCACGCCCGGCGAACCGGTCTGGCAGAGCGTCAAGGAGGGGCTGGCCTTTGTGGTGCAGCGGCAGGTCCTGGTGGGCAGCATGGCGCTCGACCTCTTCAGCGTGTTGTTCGGGGGCGCGGTGGCGCTGCTGCCGGTGTTCTCGTCGGACATCCTGAAGGTGGGGCCGCAGGGGCTGGGCATCCTGGTCGCGGCCCCCAGCATCGGGGCGCTGGCGGTCATGCTGTACGCCACCCGCCGCCCGCCGGGCCAGGGCGCGGGGCGCACGCTGCTCCTGGCGGTCGCGGGGTTCGGCGTGTGCATGGTGGTGTTCGGGCTGTCGCGCAACTTCGCCCTGAGCGTGCTCGCGCTGGTGTTCGCCGGGCTGTTCGACGGCATCAGCATGGTGATCCGCAAGGCGACGCTGCGGCTCAAGGCCCCGGACCACATGCGCGGGCGCGTCAGCTCGGTGAGCAGCATGTTCATCGGGGCGAGCAACGAACTCGGCGCCTTCGAGAGCGGCGTGGCCGCCAGCGCCCTGGGCACCGCCCGCAGCGTGTGGGCCGGCGGCATCCTGACCCTGGCCGTGGTCGCCGTGACCGCCTACCTCGCCCCCGAACTGCGCGCGATGGACCTCACCGACATCGCCGAGGACCGCGCACCCGGAGAAGCCGGGGAACGGGCGATGAAGGTCGAGCAGGGCTGGGAAAGTTAG
- a CDS encoding carotenoid biosynthesis protein, producing the protein MSLPPLAWRAGLAALALGAAFAGALLVLAAQPAGWSLIALGLPLAGAGALAGDALGPDFGATLRARARTLTAQTRPWMWLLALSVALKIPVPLWPEGFPVLGLASTAALFAAALSYAAERVGWRRSAGLAALAFGAGWGAELLGSHTGFPFGVYTYADAPGPLLLDVPLIVPLGWFALTLAATRLAGGRAWLAGGLLALWDVGLEPLMTAQGFWTWNDPHPLWAGAPLQNFLGWWAVGGAIAWALTRLGPELFVRRAQDRGADLAAAYPIETFFLPGGLILVGRPVEAAVTLLAMGLGLGLARVVRRE; encoded by the coding sequence ATGAGCCTGCCCCCCCTCGCCTGGCGGGCGGGCCTCGCCGCCCTGGCCCTGGGGGCGGCTTTTGCCGGCGCCCTGCTCGTGCTGGCCGCGCAGCCGGCCGGCTGGTCCCTGATTGCCCTGGGCCTGCCCCTGGCGGGCGCGGGAGCGCTGGCCGGGGACGCGCTGGGTCCGGACTTTGGGGCCACACTGCGGGCGCGGGCCCGGACCCTGACGGCCCAGACCCGTCCCTGGATGTGGCTGCTGGCGCTGTCCGTCGCCCTGAAGATTCCGGTGCCCCTGTGGCCCGAGGGGTTTCCGGTGCTGGGGCTGGCGAGTACGGCCGCGCTGTTCGCCGCGGCGCTGAGCTACGCCGCCGAGCGGGTGGGCTGGCGCCGCTCCGCCGGTCTGGCCGCGCTGGCCTTCGGCGCGGGCTGGGGGGCCGAGCTGCTGGGCAGCCACACCGGGTTTCCCTTCGGGGTCTACACCTATGCGGACGCGCCGGGGCCCTTACTGCTGGACGTTCCCCTGATCGTGCCGTTGGGCTGGTTCGCGCTGACGCTGGCGGCTACCCGGCTCGCGGGCGGGCGCGCGTGGCTGGCGGGGGGACTGCTAGCCCTGTGGGACGTGGGCCTGGAGCCGCTGATGACCGCCCAGGGCTTCTGGACCTGGAACGACCCGCACCCGCTGTGGGCCGGAGCGCCGCTGCAGAACTTCCTGGGGTGGTGGGCGGTGGGCGGCGCCATTGCCTGGGCCCTGACGCGCCTGGGGCCCGAACTGTTCGTCCGCCGCGCGCAGGACCGGGGCGCAGACCTCGCGGCCGCTTATCCCATCGAGACGTTTTTCCTGCCGGGGGGCCTGATTCTGGTGGGCCGGCCGGTCGAGGCCGCCGTGACCCTGCTGGCGATGGGGTTGGGCCTGGGGCTGGCCCGCGTGGTGCGCCGTGAGTGA
- a CDS encoding glycosyltransferase family 2 protein, with translation MVYKAATLLHNASAFPRLRPAPTPPGVRVSLLVPARDEVHNLARYLPGLLAQGAEVIVLDDHSSDDTAAVAARLGARVLPGRPLPPGWTGKAWACQQLAGAASGDVLVFTDADVMWAPGALGGLLRELEASGADLLSVWPRQDNGTPGERLLTPLVEQTLLLGLPFAFLRLPSARASAANGQVMAFRRAAYDAMGGHAAVRAELLEDVRLAYELRASGGQLSLALGQESLGVRMYRSYPDSVRGLGKSLLGVHGGMRALLPLTFALQLAAYTLPWLLPVPGARWLRLASVLERPLVNLLSGRRRAADLAEGALGPVTPLLMLPVYARALRRRAVWKGREYRQ, from the coding sequence ATGGTCTACAAGGCGGCCACGCTGCTGCACAACGCCTCCGCCTTTCCGCGGTTGCGGCCCGCCCCCACGCCCCCCGGCGTGCGGGTATCGCTGCTGGTCCCCGCGCGCGACGAGGTGCACAACCTCGCCCGGTATCTGCCCGGCCTGCTGGCCCAGGGCGCAGAGGTGATCGTGCTCGACGACCACTCGTCCGACGACACGGCCGCCGTGGCCGCCCGGCTGGGGGCGCGGGTACTGCCGGGCCGGCCCCTGCCCCCCGGCTGGACCGGCAAGGCCTGGGCCTGCCAGCAGCTCGCGGGGGCGGCCTCGGGCGACGTGCTGGTCTTTACCGACGCCGACGTGATGTGGGCGCCCGGCGCGCTGGGGGGACTGCTGCGCGAACTGGAGGCCTCAGGCGCCGACCTCCTGAGCGTGTGGCCGCGCCAGGACAATGGCACCCCCGGCGAGCGGCTGCTGACCCCACTGGTCGAACAGACCCTGCTGCTGGGGTTGCCCTTCGCCTTCCTGCGGCTGCCCTCCGCGCGGGCGAGCGCGGCCAACGGGCAGGTCATGGCCTTTCGCCGGGCGGCCTACGACGCCATGGGGGGCCACGCGGCCGTGCGCGCCGAACTGCTCGAAGACGTGCGGCTGGCCTACGAACTACGCGCCTCGGGCGGGCAGCTCTCGCTGGCGCTGGGCCAGGAGAGCCTCGGCGTGCGGATGTACCGCTCGTACCCCGACTCGGTCCGCGGGCTGGGCAAGAGCCTGCTGGGCGTGCACGGCGGGATGCGGGCGCTGCTTCCCCTCACTTTTGCGCTGCAACTGGCGGCCTACACCCTGCCCTGGCTGCTGCCGGTGCCGGGGGCGCGGTGGCTGCGGCTGGCGAGTGTGCTCGAGCGCCCGCTCGTCAATCTGCTCTCGGGCCGCCGCCGCGCCGCCGATCTGGCCGAGGGGGCGCTCGGCCCGGTCACGCCGCTGCTCATGCTGCCGGTCTACGCGCGGGCGCTGCGGCGCCGGGCAGTGTGGAAGGGCCGGGAGTACCGGCAGTAG
- a CDS encoding ABC transporter ATP-binding protein, whose product MTTHPTPPAQTADTGRTFALSRRLFVYQPGLFVFNLVMWSAVHASPALLTLAISGVFRHLEEADQLRLAGSTGQGLDPVIMAAWVSVGWFAVVRVSRFGIFYGAFRAWIELWYTLDALVRRNLMSYLLRARGSRRLPDTPAEAVSRFRDDVDDVAGYTEVWVDGAGMLLYTAIAVGLMASVDPLITLLVCAPLLLMVLFVQRLSPVIRSYRRRMREATARVTDFIGETFGAVSAVKLAAREEGMVAHLRALGEVRQKAALRDVLLTELIRGVNSNMVNIAVGVVLLMGASRIRGGAMDVADFVLFIGLLPRLTGTMGFFGDAIARHRRTGVSYERMHRLLQDAPDTQPVEHHPLYLHTELPPAPARPVAEPLRELRVEGLSAYHPGGAGVSDVSFSLRRGEFVVVTGRIGSGKTTLVRALLGLMPQDTGRAFWNGEAVGDPATFFVPPRSAYTAQLPNLFSDPLRENVLSGADESELERAVRLAQLGPDLAHLGAGLDTEVGARGVKLSGGQVQRAAVARMLAQGADLLVFDDVSSALDARTEAALWDSLFTELDATCLVVSHRRAALTRADRILVMVGGRVTDEGTLSELLERSAEMRALWDGDVGTGTAGTGTA is encoded by the coding sequence ATGACCACCCACCCCACCCCCCCCGCCCAGACGGCGGATACGGGCCGCACCTTCGCGCTCTCGCGGCGGCTGTTCGTGTACCAGCCGGGCCTGTTCGTCTTCAACCTCGTCATGTGGAGCGCGGTGCACGCCTCGCCAGCGCTGCTCACGCTGGCGATCAGCGGCGTGTTCCGTCACCTGGAAGAAGCCGACCAGCTGCGGCTGGCCGGCAGTACGGGCCAGGGTCTCGACCCCGTGATCATGGCGGCGTGGGTCTCGGTGGGCTGGTTCGCCGTCGTGCGTGTCAGCCGGTTCGGGATCTTCTACGGGGCGTTCCGCGCCTGGATCGAGCTGTGGTACACCCTCGACGCGCTCGTGCGGCGCAACCTGATGTCGTATCTGCTGCGCGCACGCGGTTCGCGGCGGCTGCCCGACACGCCCGCCGAGGCGGTCAGCCGTTTCCGCGACGACGTGGACGACGTGGCCGGCTACACCGAGGTCTGGGTGGACGGCGCGGGGATGCTGCTGTACACCGCCATCGCCGTCGGGCTGATGGCGTCGGTGGACCCCCTCATCACCCTGCTCGTATGCGCGCCGTTGCTGCTGATGGTGCTGTTCGTGCAGCGCCTCTCGCCGGTCATCCGCAGCTACCGCCGCCGGATGCGCGAGGCGACCGCCCGCGTGACCGACTTCATCGGCGAGACCTTCGGGGCCGTGAGCGCCGTCAAGCTCGCCGCCCGCGAGGAAGGCATGGTGGCGCACCTGCGCGCGCTGGGCGAGGTGCGGCAGAAGGCCGCGCTGCGCGACGTGCTCCTCACCGAACTGATCCGTGGCGTGAACAGCAACATGGTGAACATCGCCGTGGGGGTCGTGCTCCTCATGGGCGCCTCGCGCATCCGGGGCGGCGCGATGGACGTGGCCGACTTCGTGCTGTTCATCGGCCTGCTGCCGCGCCTGACCGGCACGATGGGCTTTTTCGGCGACGCCATCGCCCGCCACCGCCGCACCGGGGTCAGTTACGAGCGGATGCACCGCCTGCTTCAGGACGCCCCCGACACCCAGCCGGTCGAGCATCATCCCCTCTACCTGCACACGGAGCTGCCGCCCGCCCCTGCGCGCCCGGTGGCCGAGCCGCTGCGCGAGTTGCGCGTCGAGGGCCTGAGCGCCTACCACCCCGGTGGCGCAGGGGTCTCGGACGTGAGTTTCTCCCTGCGGCGCGGCGAGTTCGTGGTGGTCACCGGTCGCATCGGCAGCGGCAAGACCACGCTGGTGCGCGCCCTGCTGGGCCTGATGCCGCAGGACACGGGCCGCGCCTTCTGGAACGGCGAGGCGGTGGGGGACCCCGCGACCTTCTTCGTGCCGCCGCGCAGCGCGTACACGGCGCAGCTGCCCAACCTCTTTTCCGATCCGCTGCGCGAGAACGTCCTGAGCGGCGCCGACGAGTCCGAGCTGGAGCGCGCCGTGCGGCTCGCGCAGCTCGGCCCCGACCTCGCGCACCTGGGCGCCGGGCTCGACACTGAGGTCGGGGCGCGCGGCGTCAAGCTCTCGGGCGGGCAGGTGCAGCGCGCGGCCGTGGCGCGGATGCTCGCGCAGGGGGCCGACCTCCTCGTGTTCGACGATGTGAGCAGCGCGCTCGACGCCCGCACCGAGGCCGCGCTGTGGGACAGCCTCTTTACCGAGCTGGACGCCACCTGCCTGGTCGTCTCGCACCGCCGCGCCGCCCTGACCCGCGCCGACCGCATTCTGGTTATGGTCGGGGGCCGCGTGACCGACGAGGGCACCCTGAGTGAACTTCTGGAACGCAGCGCCGAGATGCGCGCGCTATGGGACGGAGACGTGGGGACCGGAACCGCGGGCACGGGAACTGCGTAA
- a CDS encoding DUF1802 family protein: MPLSALKEWDTQSRLLTGGRLSLLIRKGGIMETHDGFEVEHRRFLLYPTFLHQNPQELKSEYQPLLRDDPTPGQIHFPALAEVVAVHKVESLEGALALEPLQALTAGAIERRFNYRARPWVHALLLRVRPLTAPLVIGETPGMLGCVSWVPLGEVDVEAGEAAVSETELAARQAELERLLA; the protein is encoded by the coding sequence ATGCCCCTCTCCGCCCTCAAAGAATGGGACACCCAGTCCCGGCTCCTCACAGGAGGCCGCCTCTCGCTCCTGATCCGCAAGGGCGGCATCATGGAAACGCACGACGGCTTCGAGGTCGAGCACCGCCGCTTCCTGCTGTACCCGACCTTCCTGCACCAGAACCCGCAGGAACTCAAAAGCGAATACCAGCCCCTGCTGCGCGACGACCCCACCCCCGGCCAGATCCACTTTCCGGCCCTGGCGGAGGTCGTCGCGGTGCATAAGGTCGAGTCGCTAGAGGGAGCGCTGGCCCTCGAGCCGTTGCAGGCGCTGACCGCTGGGGCTATCGAGCGCCGGTTCAATTACCGTGCCCGACCCTGGGTCCACGCCCTGCTGCTGCGGGTGCGGCCTCTGACCGCGCCGCTGGTCATAGGTGAAACTCCTGGGATGCTCGGCTGCGTGAGCTGGGTGCCGCTGGGCGAGGTGGACGTGGAGGCGGGCGAAGCGGCCGTGAGCGAGACCGAACTCGCCGCGCGGCAGGCCGAGCTGGAGCGTCTGCTCGCCTGA